A region of the Romboutsia hominis genome:
ACAAATGTTACACAAAATAAAAGAGCAGCAATAAATTGCTACTCTTATCTTCTTCTTTTATATTTTTTGTTTTTATTTGAATAGATACTTGCATAACGTCTATTTTTATTTGATTTTCTTCTCATAGTTATAAATAATACAAAAGCAATAATTCCAATTAACAATACAACTTTTATTATTGTCATTATGATTTTATTTTCTGTTATAAAGCTAAAAATGCTATTGACATCATCTGTAGCTACAAGGTTGATAGTAGTTTCTAGTTTATTTTTATTATAAACTTCTAGTTCACCAACTTTGTCCCCTTTTTTTATAGGTAAACTAATATCATCTAATTTAACTTTTGTAGTATATATTCCATCTTTAGTACCCTTAGGAAGAACTACTTTATAACTATATTCAGGTTCGTAAATTAATTCTCCTTGTTTACTAAAAATTACTTTTTTATGTTTTATATAGTCAGATTTATCAATAACAGTAGTATTAGAGAAGTTATCAAAGCCATAATCTAGTAGTGTTCTAGAATCTAGATATAAATCATTTCCAACAGCTTTAAAAACAGCAGCTATAAATCTCATATCGTTTTTTACAGCACTACTTAAAAGACATCTACCAGCATCATCTGTATAACCAGTCTTAATACCATCAACTATATCATATTTAATATCGATTTTTTCACCCTTGTAGTCTATTTTCTCATTAGATGTTAAAAATTTATTAGTATTTATAAAATATCTTTCATGAGGATAAGCCTCATTTGGTTCAAACTTTATAGATTTAGTGTTAACGATATCTCTAAAGACATCATTACTCATAGCTTGTCTGGCCATTAAAGCCATATCATAAGCTGTAGTCCAGTGCTTTTCATCTGGTAAACCGTGTGGATTGTTAAAATGAGTACCTTCAGCTCCAATAGCTTTAGCTTCCTTATTCATAAGGTCTACAAATTTGTCCACAGAACCGCTAACATATTTGGCTAAAACAAAGGCAGCATCATTAGAAGAATGTATTAAAAGAGCTTGTAATAATTGCTTAACTGTAAAAGATTCTCCATTTTTTAAGTACATACTAGATCCATCTATAGGTGGTAAGTTTTTTATTGTTACCATTGAACTTAAATCAGATACGTGCTTTATAACTACATAAGCTGTCCATGCCTTAGTAGTTGATGCAGGATATATTCTGGAATGTCCATTTTTATTGTAT
Encoded here:
- a CDS encoding D-alanyl-D-alanine carboxypeptidase family protein → MKKILSILASLMIILSQILGATNEAFAQDKKPDLTAEYAVLMDYETGKVLYNKNGHSRIYPASTTKAWTAYVVIKHVSDLSSMVTIKNLPPIDGSSMYLKNGESFTVKQLLQALLIHSSNDAAFVLAKYVSGSVDKFVDLMNKEAKAIGAEGTHFNNPHGLPDEKHWTTAYDMALMARQAMSNDVFRDIVNTKSIKFEPNEAYPHERYFINTNKFLTSNEKIDYKGEKIDIKYDIVDGIKTGYTDDAGRCLLSSAVKNDMRFIAAVFKAVGNDLYLDSRTLLDYGFDNFSNTTVIDKSDYIKHKKVIFSKQGELIYEPEYSYKVVLPKGTKDGIYTTKVKLDDISLPIKKGDKVGELEVYNKNKLETTINLVATDDVNSIFSFITENKIIMTIIKVVLLIGIIAFVLFITMRRKSNKNRRYASIYSNKNKKYKRRR